A window of Desulfobulbus oralis genomic DNA:
CCTTCTGGAGGACTAGGCCATGCATGACGCACTGAAAAGCCGCTCGGGCTATCACAGGGAAATTGACGAGGCCCTGCACGACGACTTCCTGCGCAAGACGCTGGACAAGTTCGCCGTCGCCTACCGCGCCAGCCGTGCCACCGTGTTTCAGGAGGTGGACGAGCAGGCGCTGGTCAAACAGGTGGCCGACGCCAAGGACTATGCCTGCCAGCACATGGAGGAACTGTACGCCCAGTTCAAGGCCGAGGCGGAGAAGCGGGGCGTCCACGTGCACCGGGCGGAGACCGCCGAGGAGGCCAACCGCATCATCGCCCGTATTGCGAAGGAGAATAACGTCAGGAAGGTGCTCAAGTCCAAGTCCATGACCGCCGAAGAGATCGGGCTGAATCCGGCTCTGGAAGCGGAAGGCCTGGTCGTTGACGAAACCGATCTGGGCGAGTGGATCATCCAGATCCGGCACGAAGGTCCATCCCACATGGTCATGCCGGCCATACACCTCTCCCGCTATCAGGTGGCGGACGATTTCACCAGGGTGACCGGCGTGCAGCAGGACACCGATATCCAGCGCCTGGTGAAGGTGGCCCGGGTGCAGCTCAGGCGCAAGTTCATTGCCGGTGAGATGGGTATCAGCGGCTGCAACTTCGCGGTGGCTGAAAACGGCGCGGTTTCCACGGTGACGAACGAGGGCAACGCCCGCATGGTCACGACCCTGCCCCGGGTGCACGTGGTGGTGGCCGGACTGGACAAGCTGGTCGCCTCGCTGGACGACGTGATGGTGGCGCTGCAGGTGCTGCCCAGAAACGCCACGGCCCAGCGCATGACCTCCTACTTCACCCTGATGGACGGCGCGGGCGAGTGTCAGGCCAATCCGGACGGCAAGAAGGTCATGCATGTGGTCTTTGTGGACAACGGTCGCACCAGGATTGCCAAGGATCCGCTCTTCAGGCAGATCTTCCGCTGTGTCCGCTGCGGCGCCTGCGCCAACGTGTGCCCGGTCTTCCGCCTGGTGGGCGGTCACAAGATGGGCTATATCTATATCGGCGCCATCGGCCTGATCCTGACCTACTTCTTCCACGGCAAGGACCGCGCCCGCATTCTGTCCCAGAACTGCATTGGCTGCCAGTCCTGCGCCAATGTCTGCGCCGGTGGCATCGACCTGCCACGGCTGATTCGCGAGATCCGTTCCCGCCTGACCCAGGAAGAAGGCTCGGATGTGCTGGGCGGTCTGGCGGCTCTGGCCATGAGGGACAGAAAGACCTTCCATCGCCTGCTGAAGTTTGCGAGCTTTGCCCAGAAGCCCTTTACCGGCAAGGCGCGTGTCACGAAAGGCGCCCGCATCCAGCGGCATCTGCCCATGATGTTCCTGGGCAAGCAGGGTTTCAAGGCGCTGCCGGCCATTGCCGACCAGTCCTTCCGCGATCGCTGGCCGCAAATCAACCCGCATCTGGACAAGCCCGTTATGCGGGTGGCCATTTTCAGCGGCTGCGCCCAGGACTTCATCTATCCCGAGGACCTGGAGGCCTGCGTCAGGATTCTGGCCGCCAAAAACGTGGCCGTGGATTTCCCCCTGGCCCAGACCTGCTGCGGCCTGCCGCTGGAAATGATGGGGCAGCGCAAGACCGCCATTGCTGTGGCCCGGCAGAATATCGAGGCCTTCCGCGAGATCAGTCCGGACTATATCATCACCCTGTGTGCCAGTTGCGCAGGCCAGCTCAAGCACCACTATCCGGAGATTCTGGCCGGACCGGGTGTGGAGGAGGTCAAAAAATTCGCGGACAGGATTATTGACTTCAGCTCCTTTGTCCACGACGTGCTGAAACTGGAGCCGGAAGATTTCAAGCGCTCTGGCGAGAAGGTCACCTACCACGCCGCCTGCCACCTCTGTCGCGGTCTGGACGTACACAAGGCGCCCCGCGAACTGATCAACGATGCGGCGGAATATGTGCCCTGCGAGGAAGAGGAGGTCTGCTGCGGCTTCGGCGGCAGCTACTCCGTCAAATTCCCGGAAATTTCCGCCCAACTGCTGGACAAGAAGCTTGATCATCTGGCGGCCACCGGCGCGAGCCGTCTGGTCGTGGACTGCCCTGGCTGCGTCATGCAGCTCCGTGGCGGCGTGGAGAAGCGGAGGATGCAGGTGCAGGTGGAGCATATCGCCAATCTGCTGGCCGAAAACCTGAAGACCAAGGACAAATAGCCTGTTGCTGCCGGGTCCCTGCCAGACCCGGCAGCATTACCCATCACCATCACTTGTGGGAGAGATTTATGTCGGTAGGAATTTTGGCTTTACTGGCTGTTGTGCCCATTCTGGTGGCCTTGATCCTGATGGTCGGCCTGCGTTGGCCGTCCACAAGAGCCATGCCCCTGGCCTTCATCACCAGCGTGATTCTGGCCATGCTTGTCTGGAAACTGAGCGCCCTGCAGGTAGGCGCGCTCTTCATTCAAGGCACTATCAATGCCATTGGCGTGTTGATCATTGTCTTTGGCGCCATCCTCATCTACTACACGCTGACCTACAGCGGGGCCATGGAAACCATCCAGGCCGGCATGACCAAGGTCAGCCCGGACCGCCGCGTGCAGGCCATTGTCATTGGCTACATGTTCGGGGCCTTTATCGAAGGCGCCGCCGGTTTCGGCACCCCGGCCGCCCTGGCCGCGCCGCTGCTGCTGGGCCTGGGCTTTCCGCCCCTCTGCGCGGCGGTCATGTGCCTGGTCTTCAACTCCTTTCCAGTCACCTTCGGCGCAGTCGGCACCCCGGTCATTATGGGCTTTGCCAGCCTCAATACGCCGGACATCGCCCTGAAGGCCCTGGCAACCCAGGATACCACCCTGCTGTTCAAGCTGATCGGCCAGACCGTCACCCTGATGCACGGCCCCATGGCCTTTATCCTGCCCATCTTCATGCTGGGCTTCATGACCCGCTTCTTCGGCAGGAACAAGTCCTGGAAGGAGGGCTTCGCAGCCTGGCCCTACTGCATCCTGGCCGGCGTCTGCTTTGCCGTGCCCTACTTCCTGGTAGCCTGGCTGGCCGGGCCGGAAGTGCCGTCTCTGATCGGCGGCGCGGTGGGTCTGGGTCTTCTGGTCTGGCTCACCAAGATGGGCGTCTGCGTGCCGAAAGGCAACTGGCAGTTTGCCCCCCAGGCCGAGTGGAAGCCCAGTTGGACCGGCTCCATCAAGGCCTCTGACGTGACCGAGTACAAGGAACACATGAGCCAGCTCATGGCCTGGATGCCCTACATCCTCTGCGGCCTCATTCTGGTCGTGACCCGCGTGCCGTACTTTGGCCTCAAGAGGCTCATGAATGGCGCGCTGACCGTGGGCTGCGGCGCGAAAGTGACGCTGGGCTGGCCCAGCATTCTAGGCGTGGTGGAGAAAGTCAAGCCGGACGGAACCGAGCAGATGTTGAGTGCCAGCATTGATCTCCTGTGGTTACCCGGCACCATCCCCTTTATTCTGGTGGCCCTGATCACCATTGCCCTGCACGGGATGAGCGGCGCCAAGGTGGCTGGCGCGTGGAAAACGACCTGCAACAAGATGGTGGCCCCGACCATCGCCCTGATTGCGGCGGTCTCCATGGTCTCCATCTTCAAGGGCTCCGGCATGACCACAGAGGTGCTGGCCGATGGCAGCACGATGCCCTCCATGCCGCTGGCCATGGCCACGATCTGCGCGGCGGCAACCGGTCAGGCCTGGCCGGCCCTGGCCTCCTACATCGGTGGCCTGGGCGCCTTTATTACCGGGTCCAATACGGTCTCCGACATGCTCTTCGCCAACTTCCAGTGGGATGTGGCCCAGCAGCTCGGCTACAACGTGAAGCAGAGCATCGCCGTGGTGGCCGCCCAGGGCGCAGGCGGCGCCATGGGCAATATGATCTGCATCCACAATATCGTGGCTGCCTGTGCCGTTCTGGGCATGATCGGCCGTGAAGGCGACATCCTGAAACAGACCATCTGGCCCTTCCTGCTCTACAGCATTCCGGTGGGCATTGTGGCCTGCATCCTGTGCTTTGGGGTGTACGCGTAAGGAGCTCTCCCAGCTCCACGAACAGGGCCGCATGGCGATGCCGTGCGGCCCTTTCCTTTGCCCGGCAAAATGATCAGGAGCGGATTTTTCCGAAGGGCGGATCGGGCAGGAAGCTCTTCCTGACCGCGGCTGGTGTGCAGGCCTTCCCGGAACCTGCGCAGGCTGCACGGAAAGTCTGGCGGCGCAAGAACCCGCCTGCGACCCCGGGCGCAGCCCTCCTTCAACTGACCCGAAACACCTCTTCCAGCGTGGTCAGGCCGGCCAGCACCTTGGCGATGCCGTCGCTGCGCAGGGTA
This region includes:
- the ldhH gene encoding L-lactate dehydrogenase (quinone) large subunit LdhH — protein: MHDALKSRSGYHREIDEALHDDFLRKTLDKFAVAYRASRATVFQEVDEQALVKQVADAKDYACQHMEELYAQFKAEAEKRGVHVHRAETAEEANRIIARIAKENNVRKVLKSKSMTAEEIGLNPALEAEGLVVDETDLGEWIIQIRHEGPSHMVMPAIHLSRYQVADDFTRVTGVQQDTDIQRLVKVARVQLRRKFIAGEMGISGCNFAVAENGAVSTVTNEGNARMVTTLPRVHVVVAGLDKLVASLDDVMVALQVLPRNATAQRMTSYFTLMDGAGECQANPDGKKVMHVVFVDNGRTRIAKDPLFRQIFRCVRCGACANVCPVFRLVGGHKMGYIYIGAIGLILTYFFHGKDRARILSQNCIGCQSCANVCAGGIDLPRLIREIRSRLTQEEGSDVLGGLAALAMRDRKTFHRLLKFASFAQKPFTGKARVTKGARIQRHLPMMFLGKQGFKALPAIADQSFRDRWPQINPHLDKPVMRVAIFSGCAQDFIYPEDLEACVRILAAKNVAVDFPLAQTCCGLPLEMMGQRKTAIAVARQNIEAFREISPDYIITLCASCAGQLKHHYPEILAGPGVEEVKKFADRIIDFSSFVHDVLKLEPEDFKRSGEKVTYHAACHLCRGLDVHKAPRELINDAAEYVPCEEEEVCCGFGGSYSVKFPEISAQLLDKKLDHLAATGASRLVVDCPGCVMQLRGGVEKRRMQVQVEHIANLLAENLKTKDK
- a CDS encoding L-lactate permease — its product is MSVGILALLAVVPILVALILMVGLRWPSTRAMPLAFITSVILAMLVWKLSALQVGALFIQGTINAIGVLIIVFGAILIYYTLTYSGAMETIQAGMTKVSPDRRVQAIVIGYMFGAFIEGAAGFGTPAALAAPLLLGLGFPPLCAAVMCLVFNSFPVTFGAVGTPVIMGFASLNTPDIALKALATQDTTLLFKLIGQTVTLMHGPMAFILPIFMLGFMTRFFGRNKSWKEGFAAWPYCILAGVCFAVPYFLVAWLAGPEVPSLIGGAVGLGLLVWLTKMGVCVPKGNWQFAPQAEWKPSWTGSIKASDVTEYKEHMSQLMAWMPYILCGLILVVTRVPYFGLKRLMNGALTVGCGAKVTLGWPSILGVVEKVKPDGTEQMLSASIDLLWLPGTIPFILVALITIALHGMSGAKVAGAWKTTCNKMVAPTIALIAAVSMVSIFKGSGMTTEVLADGSTMPSMPLAMATICAAATGQAWPALASYIGGLGAFITGSNTVSDMLFANFQWDVAQQLGYNVKQSIAVVAAQGAGGAMGNMICIHNIVAACAVLGMIGREGDILKQTIWPFLLYSIPVGIVACILCFGVYA